One Rhodoferax ferrireducens T118 DNA segment encodes these proteins:
- a CDS encoding RCC1 domain-containing protein, whose amino-acid sequence MYLTHAPLRLLRLIFLSIVPSIRAALVALMAGLVAAACGGGAEVLRPVYDVPVPARLTGVPVFDRVGQGDGHSCMLTPAGQAWCWGLNDAGQLASASRAACGDDDMFPCSSVPLAAGGTPAFASIDGGRFTTCALAVDGRAWCWGGVNDLAPQPLPTPVGASTDRFVQIDVGTFGGDACGVKADGSAWCWSARSPSTLRQVAPGLALKQIALGDLHACALDAAGRAWCWLTVSYPVLGSAFSGSATTPVAVGGDRVFEGIGVGAMHACAREVDGTAWCWGSGSVLGVGDPNAFSATPQAVSGPKFVQLSSGTSHACGVAADGSAWCWGENLGGQLGDGTTTARAAPVRVSGGLVFRALDAGGAATCGITTDGSAWCWGWNYSGAVGQPVVVRLVPA is encoded by the coding sequence ATGTACCTAACCCATGCCCCACTTCGCCTCTTGCGTTTGATTTTCCTGTCCATCGTACCTTCCATTCGTGCAGCCCTGGTGGCGTTGATGGCCGGCCTCGTCGCGGCTGCCTGTGGCGGGGGTGCCGAGGTGCTGCGCCCGGTCTACGACGTGCCGGTTCCCGCGCGGCTCACGGGCGTCCCGGTCTTCGATCGCGTTGGCCAGGGCGACGGCCACAGTTGCATGCTCACGCCGGCGGGCCAGGCTTGGTGCTGGGGCCTCAACGACGCCGGGCAGCTGGCTTCTGCGTCGCGTGCAGCCTGCGGCGACGACGACATGTTCCCCTGTTCTTCTGTCCCCCTTGCAGCGGGCGGCACACCGGCTTTCGCTTCTATCGACGGCGGCCGCTTCACGACTTGCGCGCTGGCCGTGGACGGGCGCGCTTGGTGCTGGGGTGGGGTCAACGACTTGGCACCGCAACCCTTACCGACGCCGGTGGGCGCAAGCACCGACCGCTTCGTGCAGATCGACGTGGGTACTTTCGGCGGCGATGCCTGTGGCGTCAAGGCCGACGGCAGCGCGTGGTGCTGGAGTGCGAGGTCGCCGTCCACGCTGCGCCAAGTGGCGCCGGGGCTCGCGCTCAAGCAGATCGCGCTGGGCGATCTGCATGCCTGTGCGCTCGATGCCGCAGGCCGCGCGTGGTGCTGGCTGACGGTGTCGTACCCGGTGCTCGGCAGCGCCTTCTCCGGCAGTGCAACGACCCCGGTGGCGGTCGGCGGTGACCGCGTGTTCGAAGGGATCGGCGTCGGCGCGATGCATGCCTGCGCGCGCGAGGTGGACGGCACGGCATGGTGTTGGGGTAGCGGATCGGTGCTCGGCGTCGGCGACCCCAATGCCTTCAGCGCCACGCCGCAGGCGGTGTCGGGGCCGAAATTCGTGCAGCTGAGCTCGGGCACCTCGCATGCCTGCGGCGTCGCGGCGGACGGCAGCGCTTGGTGCTGGGGCGAGAACCTTGGGGGCCAGCTCGGCGACGGCACCACCACCGCCAGGGCGGCGCCGGTGCGCGTCAGCGGCGGACTGGTGTTTCGCGCGCTTGACGCGGGTGGTGCGGCCACCTGCGGTATCACCACCGATGGCTCGGCATGGTGCTGGGGCTGGAATTACTCGGGGGCGGTCGGCCAGCCAGTGGTCGTGCGCTTGGTGCCGGCCTGA
- a CDS encoding class I SAM-dependent methyltransferase: MAEQQPTFDAAKYKNAQREQWNKDGAAWRRWNPTLDRWYGEVTRKMLDLARIQPGQRILDIAAGAGEPAVSASERVGPSGYVLATDISEGIVELALQVARERGLKQIEARAMDGEKLDLPDASFDAVLCRLGLMYMPHPVTALREWRRALRPGGRVAVVVFSTPDRNSWGALPASIIRRRAQLPPPVPGQPGPFSLGAPRVLENIFSQAEFANPEVHTVQVPLRMASSAEYVRVAREAFGGFNAMMAHLPPQERESVWNEVEGAMHSFDSPAGFEVPGECLVGAATK; encoded by the coding sequence GTGGCCGAACAGCAACCGACATTCGACGCAGCGAAGTACAAAAACGCGCAGCGAGAGCAATGGAACAAGGATGGCGCAGCATGGCGGCGCTGGAATCCCACTCTGGATCGTTGGTATGGCGAAGTAACCCGCAAGATGCTCGACTTGGCCCGGATTCAGCCAGGTCAGCGCATCCTAGACATCGCCGCCGGGGCAGGTGAACCGGCGGTCAGTGCCTCCGAACGGGTTGGCCCTAGCGGTTACGTGCTGGCGACCGACATCTCGGAAGGGATCGTTGAGCTTGCGCTCCAAGTCGCCCGTGAACGTGGCCTCAAACAGATTGAGGCCCGCGCCATGGACGGCGAGAAACTAGATCTCCCTGACGCTTCTTTTGATGCGGTGCTGTGTCGACTTGGTCTGATGTATATGCCGCACCCCGTGACAGCGCTACGCGAGTGGCGCCGTGCCCTGAGGCCGGGCGGTCGGGTCGCCGTCGTTGTCTTTTCCACGCCCGATCGAAACAGTTGGGGTGCTTTGCCCGCTTCCATCATCCGCCGGCGCGCGCAACTCCCGCCTCCCGTTCCGGGGCAACCCGGCCCATTTAGCCTTGGCGCTCCCAGGGTGCTCGAAAACATCTTCAGTCAAGCCGAATTCGCCAACCCCGAGGTTCACACCGTGCAGGTGCCCCTGAGGATGGCCAGTTCCGCCGAGTACGTGCGGGTCGCCCGAGAAGCCTTCGGTGGATTCAATGCCATGATGGCTCACCTGCCCCCTCAAGAACGCGAGTCCGTTTGGAACGAAGTGGAAGGCGCAATGCACAGTTTCGATTCGCCTGCCGGGTTCGAGGTGCCGGGTGAGTGCCTTGTCGGTGCGGCCACGAAGTGA
- a CDS encoding acetyl-CoA C-acyltransferase, translated as MKQMQEAYIVAATRSPIGRSHRGFFRNMRPDDLLVSVLQSALAQVPTLDRNMIEDMICGCAMPEGQQGLNVARTAVVLAGLPTSVGGITVNRFCASGLSAIQMAADRIRVGEAEVMIAAGVESMSMVPMGGNAPSFSPLMFAKDENVGIAYGMGLTAEKVATQWKISREAQDAFALQSHQRALAAQAAGYFGAETTPIEVTDRAPNLATGEVIEKKRTVSVDEGARPDTSLEGLAKLKSPFAARGTVTAGNSSQTSDGAGVLILASEKAVKQFGLTPLARFVSFAAKGVPPEIMGIGPIEAIPAALRYAGLSQDDMDWIELNEAFAAQSLAVINTLGLDQSKVNPMGGAISLGHPLGATGAIRAATLIHALQRKQLKYGMVSMCIGMGQGAAGIFERV; from the coding sequence ATGAAACAAATGCAAGAAGCCTATATCGTCGCCGCCACGCGCAGCCCCATCGGGCGCTCGCACCGGGGTTTTTTCCGCAACATGCGACCGGATGATCTGCTGGTCAGTGTGTTGCAGTCCGCGCTGGCCCAGGTGCCCACGCTGGACCGCAACATGATCGAAGACATGATCTGCGGCTGTGCCATGCCCGAAGGCCAGCAGGGCCTGAACGTGGCACGCACGGCAGTCGTGCTGGCCGGTCTGCCCACCAGCGTGGGCGGCATCACCGTCAACCGTTTCTGCGCCTCCGGCCTGTCGGCGATCCAGATGGCGGCCGACCGCATTCGCGTTGGTGAAGCCGAGGTGATGATTGCCGCCGGCGTCGAGAGCATGAGCATGGTGCCGATGGGCGGCAATGCGCCGTCCTTCTCGCCGCTGATGTTCGCCAAAGACGAGAACGTCGGTATTGCCTACGGCATGGGTTTGACCGCCGAGAAGGTGGCGACGCAGTGGAAGATCAGCCGTGAGGCACAGGACGCGTTTGCACTCCAATCGCACCAGCGCGCACTCGCTGCGCAAGCGGCGGGTTACTTCGGCGCTGAAACGACGCCGATTGAAGTGACCGATCGCGCGCCCAATCTGGCCACCGGCGAGGTGATCGAGAAAAAGCGCACCGTCAGTGTGGATGAGGGCGCCCGCCCGGACACCTCGCTGGAAGGTCTGGCCAAGCTCAAATCACCCTTCGCCGCACGCGGCACGGTGACCGCCGGCAACAGCTCGCAGACCTCGGACGGTGCCGGTGTGCTAATTTTGGCCAGTGAAAAAGCGGTCAAGCAGTTTGGCTTGACACCGCTGGCACGTTTCGTCAGTTTTGCCGCCAAAGGCGTGCCGCCAGAAATCATGGGCATTGGCCCGATCGAGGCGATACCCGCTGCGCTGCGCTATGCCGGCTTGAGCCAGGATGACATGGACTGGATCGAACTTAATGAAGCCTTTGCTGCCCAGTCGCTGGCCGTGATCAACACGCTTGGGCTCGACCAGTCCAAGGTCAACCCGATGGGTGGTGCCATTTCGCTGGGTCACCCGCTTGGCGCTACCGGTGCCATCCGCGCCGCCACCTTGATCCATGCGCTGCAGCGCAAGCAGCTCAAGTACGGCATGGTGTCCATGTGCATCGGCATGGGGCAGGGCGCCGCGGGAATTTTCGAGCGCGTCTAA
- a CDS encoding 3-hydroxyacyl-CoA dehydrogenase/enoyl-CoA hydratase family protein — protein MSRFQVKKVAVLGAGVMGAQIAAHLVNCKVPVVLFDLPAKEGPKNGIVTRAIEGLKKLKPAPLGVVEDAALIQQANYEEHMDQLLDCDLVIEAIAERMDWKLDLYKKIAPFLAPHAIVASNTSGLSITKLSEVLPEEIKPRFCGIHFFNPPRYMMLVELINTPTTQPQILDDLEAFVTSNLGKGVVRAKDSPNFIANRVGVAGMLLTMKEVENFGLSYDVVDDLTGKKLGRASSGTFRTADVVGLDTMTHVIKTLQDTLTLDTDPFYESFATPAVLKTLLEMGNLGQKTKAGFFKKVGRDVLRFDGESKEYVPGGQKADQVYARMLKKPAAERLKLLRDSEGAQGQFLWAILRNAFHYAAVHLEAIADNARDVDFCMRWGFGMKQGPFELWQEAGWLNVANMIKEDIDAGKALCKAPLPAWVFKGPVLEAGGVHTPQGSWNPSTGQFVLPRSLPVYTRQHFPESVLGADAPKAQTAGKTLFEDDAIRLWTLADDVVIASIKTKMHAIGPAVVEGLLKGVELAEASYQGLVIWSNDELFSAGADLQAMLPAFMMGGAKAIDGAELEMQEAMLKLRYANVPVVSAVRGLALGGGCELAVFSAKRVLAMESYVGLVEVGVGLVPGGGGLTYIARRAAEKAAASTGKDLLPFLTEGFTAAAMAKVGTSALESRKLGYVLEGDVIVPHKDELLFVAINEAKAMFNSGYRAPQKRLFAVAGRSGVATIKGSLVNMRDGGFISAHDYHIASLIANVVCGGDVDAGSLVSEEYLMTLERQAFCSLLTHPKTQERIMGMLSTGKPVRN, from the coding sequence ATGTCAAGATTTCAAGTCAAAAAAGTAGCCGTGCTGGGTGCCGGCGTGATGGGTGCGCAAATTGCCGCCCATCTGGTCAACTGCAAGGTGCCGGTCGTGCTGTTTGACCTGCCCGCCAAAGAAGGCCCCAAGAACGGCATCGTCACGCGCGCCATTGAGGGCCTGAAAAAGCTCAAGCCCGCGCCACTGGGCGTGGTGGAAGATGCTGCCTTGATCCAGCAGGCCAATTACGAAGAGCACATGGACCAGCTCTTGGACTGCGATCTGGTGATTGAAGCCATCGCCGAGCGCATGGACTGGAAGCTCGATCTGTACAAGAAAATTGCCCCTTTCCTGGCGCCGCACGCCATCGTGGCGTCCAACACCTCGGGCCTGTCGATCACCAAGCTCAGTGAAGTCCTGCCGGAAGAAATCAAGCCACGCTTTTGCGGCATCCACTTCTTCAACCCGCCGCGCTACATGATGCTGGTGGAGTTGATCAACACACCCACCACGCAACCGCAGATCCTGGACGACCTCGAAGCCTTTGTCACCAGCAACCTGGGCAAAGGTGTGGTGCGGGCCAAGGATTCCCCCAATTTCATCGCCAACCGCGTGGGTGTCGCCGGTATGTTGTTGACCATGAAAGAGGTCGAGAATTTTGGCCTGAGCTATGACGTGGTCGATGACCTGACCGGCAAAAAGCTGGGCCGCGCCAGTTCCGGTACCTTCCGCACCGCTGACGTGGTGGGGCTGGACACCATGACACACGTGATCAAGACCTTGCAAGACACCTTGACGCTTGACACCGATCCGTTCTATGAAAGTTTTGCCACCCCCGCGGTGCTCAAGACCTTGCTGGAAATGGGCAACCTGGGTCAAAAAACCAAGGCCGGCTTCTTCAAGAAAGTTGGCCGCGATGTGCTGCGTTTTGACGGCGAATCCAAAGAGTACGTGCCCGGTGGCCAGAAGGCAGACCAGGTCTATGCGCGCATGCTGAAAAAACCGGCCGCCGAACGGCTGAAATTGCTGCGTGACAGCGAAGGCGCGCAGGGCCAGTTCTTGTGGGCCATTTTGCGCAATGCCTTTCACTACGCTGCGGTGCACCTGGAAGCCATTGCTGACAATGCGCGCGACGTGGACTTCTGCATGCGCTGGGGCTTTGGCATGAAGCAGGGCCCGTTCGAGTTGTGGCAAGAAGCCGGTTGGCTCAACGTGGCCAACATGATCAAAGAGGATATCGACGCAGGCAAAGCCTTGTGCAAAGCGCCACTGCCGGCTTGGGTCTTCAAAGGCCCGGTGCTTGAGGCCGGTGGCGTGCACACACCGCAGGGTTCGTGGAACCCCAGCACGGGCCAATTTGTATTGCCGCGCAGCCTGCCGGTGTACACGCGCCAGCACTTCCCCGAGAGCGTGCTGGGTGCCGATGCGCCCAAGGCCCAAACCGCGGGCAAGACACTGTTTGAAGACGATGCGATTCGCCTGTGGACGCTGGCCGACGACGTGGTGATTGCCAGCATCAAGACCAAGATGCACGCCATTGGCCCGGCCGTGGTTGAAGGTCTGCTCAAGGGTGTGGAACTGGCCGAGGCCAGCTACCAGGGGCTTGTCATCTGGTCGAACGACGAGCTGTTTTCAGCCGGTGCCGATTTGCAGGCCATGCTGCCCGCCTTCATGATGGGCGGTGCCAAGGCGATCGATGGGGCTGAGCTGGAAATGCAAGAGGCCATGCTCAAGCTGCGCTATGCCAACGTGCCCGTGGTGTCGGCGGTGCGCGGCCTGGCGCTCGGTGGCGGCTGCGAACTGGCAGTGTTTTCCGCCAAACGCGTGCTTGCCATGGAAAGCTATGTCGGTCTGGTCGAAGTGGGTGTCGGCCTGGTGCCCGGTGGCGGTGGGCTGACCTATATCGCCCGTCGCGCGGCTGAGAAAGCCGCCGCGTCTACCGGTAAAGACCTGCTGCCATTCCTGACCGAGGGCTTCACCGCTGCGGCCATGGCCAAGGTGGGAACCAGTGCACTGGAGTCGCGCAAGCTCGGTTATGTGCTTGAGGGCGATGTGATCGTTCCGCACAAGGACGAGTTGCTGTTTGTGGCCATCAACGAGGCCAAGGCGATGTTCAACTCGGGCTACCGGGCGCCGCAAAAGCGCCTGTTCGCGGTGGCAGGGCGCAGCGGCGTGGCCACCATCAAGGGCTCGCTGGTCAATATGCGCGACGGCGGCTTCATCAGCGCGCACGACTACCACATTGCCAGCCTGATTGCCAACGTGGTGTGTGGTGGTGACGTGGATGCCGGCAGCCTGGTCAGCGAAGAGTATCTGATGACGCTGGAGCGCCAGGCCTTCTGCTCCTTGCTCACGCACCCCAAGACGCAGGAACGCATCATGGGCATGCTCTCCACCGGCAAGCCCGTGCGCAACTAA
- a CDS encoding DUF2147 domain-containing protein has product MFRQIAAVVLAALAWPALAQMTPVGVWRTVDDKTGEVSSEVRISDNAGVLSGRIEKLLRKDARQDDVCDKCTDERKNKPVLGLEIIRGAKRSDGKEVWEGGKILDPDNGKDYTLRLTPIEDGKQLQVRGYIAFFYRTQTWTRVP; this is encoded by the coding sequence ATGTTCAGGCAAATTGCTGCTGTTGTTTTGGCCGCGCTGGCATGGCCGGCACTGGCCCAGATGACGCCCGTGGGCGTCTGGCGCACCGTTGACGACAAGACCGGCGAGGTGTCATCCGAGGTGCGCATCAGCGATAACGCGGGCGTGCTCTCGGGCCGCATCGAGAAACTGCTGCGCAAAGACGCCAGGCAGGACGATGTCTGCGACAAGTGCACCGATGAGCGCAAAAACAAGCCGGTGTTGGGGCTGGAGATCATCCGTGGCGCCAAAAGATCCGATGGCAAGGAGGTTTGGGAAGGCGGCAAGATCCTCGACCCTGACAACGGCAAGGACTACACCTTGCGCCTGACGCCGATCGAAGACGGCAAGCAGCTTCAGGTGCGCGGCTACATCGCGTTTTTCTATCGAACCCAAACCTGGACGCGCGTTCCGTAA
- a CDS encoding acyl-CoA dehydrogenase C-terminal domain-containing protein has translation MPTYTPPLRDMQFVMHEVLHVVDDLTAIPKHADMDVDTINAVLEEGGKFAAEVAFPLNQSGDAEGCKLDPVTHEVTTPTGFKEAYAKYVEGGWPALACDTAFGGQGLPHIVNQCFYEMLNSANQSWTMYPGLTHGAYAALHAHGTEEQKQTYLHKMTSGEWLGTMCLTEAHCGTDLGLMRSKAEPQADGTYKITGEKIFISAGENDMASNIIHLVLARLPDAPVGIKGVSLFIVPKFLVKQDGSLGARNGIYCGGLEHKMGICGNATAQLVLDGAVGTMVGQPNKGMQAMFVMMNAARLGVGNQSLGQTEVAYQNALAYAKERIQMRSLTGVKAKDKPADPIIVHPDVRKMLLTAKAYAEGGRALLCYSAMLLEKEHSHPDEKVRKDAGELLAMLTPIVKAFITDNGHISTNACMQVFGGHGYIKDWGMEQFARDNRINMIYEGTNTVQSLDLLGRKILGNNGATLRKFGKLVGQLVAEEGVNEKMAEFITPIAILGDQMTKFTTEIGFKGFQNADEVGAAAVDYLRVAGHLVFGYFWARMAQVALREIAAGNTDSFYLAKVQTARFYFAKLFPETATLMRTARAGSKVLMDTDAALA, from the coding sequence ATGCCGACCTATACCCCCCCTCTGCGTGACATGCAGTTTGTGATGCACGAAGTGCTCCACGTTGTTGACGATTTGACAGCCATCCCCAAGCACGCCGATATGGATGTTGACACCATCAACGCCGTGCTGGAAGAAGGTGGCAAATTTGCCGCCGAAGTGGCTTTTCCCTTGAACCAGAGCGGCGATGCCGAGGGCTGCAAGCTCGACCCGGTGACGCATGAGGTCACCACGCCCACCGGCTTCAAGGAGGCTTACGCCAAATACGTTGAAGGGGGTTGGCCCGCGCTGGCCTGCGACACCGCCTTTGGGGGTCAGGGTCTGCCGCACATCGTCAATCAGTGTTTCTACGAGATGCTCAACAGCGCCAATCAATCCTGGACCATGTACCCGGGGCTGACGCACGGTGCTTATGCGGCCCTGCATGCGCACGGCACTGAAGAGCAAAAGCAGACCTATCTGCACAAGATGACCAGTGGTGAGTGGCTCGGCACCATGTGCCTGACCGAGGCGCATTGCGGCACTGACCTGGGTCTGATGCGCAGCAAGGCCGAGCCGCAGGCCGACGGCACGTACAAAATTACGGGCGAAAAAATATTCATCAGTGCCGGCGAGAACGACATGGCCAGCAACATCATTCACCTGGTGTTGGCCCGTCTGCCCGATGCACCGGTTGGCATCAAGGGGGTGAGTCTTTTCATCGTGCCCAAGTTCCTGGTCAAGCAGGACGGCTCGCTGGGCGCTCGCAATGGTATTTACTGCGGCGGCCTGGAGCACAAGATGGGCATCTGTGGCAACGCCACGGCGCAACTGGTGCTCGACGGCGCGGTCGGCACCATGGTGGGGCAGCCCAACAAAGGCATGCAAGCCATGTTTGTGATGATGAACGCGGCGCGTCTGGGTGTCGGCAACCAGTCGCTCGGCCAGACGGAAGTGGCTTATCAGAACGCGCTGGCCTACGCCAAGGAGCGCATCCAGATGCGCTCGCTCACCGGCGTCAAGGCCAAGGACAAGCCGGCCGACCCGATCATCGTGCATCCGGACGTGCGCAAGATGCTGCTCACGGCCAAGGCCTACGCCGAAGGCGGCCGCGCCCTGTTGTGTTACAGCGCCATGTTGCTGGAAAAAGAGCACAGCCATCCTGACGAGAAAGTGCGCAAGGACGCTGGTGAATTGCTGGCCATGCTGACCCCGATCGTCAAAGCCTTCATCACGGACAACGGCCATATTTCCACCAATGCCTGTATGCAGGTGTTTGGTGGCCACGGTTACATCAAGGACTGGGGCATGGAGCAATTTGCGCGCGACAACCGCATCAACATGATTTATGAAGGCACCAACACAGTCCAGTCGCTGGACTTGCTGGGACGCAAAATCCTGGGCAACAACGGCGCCACCTTGCGCAAGTTTGGCAAGCTCGTTGGCCAACTGGTGGCCGAAGAAGGCGTCAACGAAAAGATGGCCGAATTCATCACCCCGATCGCCATTCTTGGCGACCAGATGACCAAGTTCACGACCGAAATCGGTTTCAAGGGCTTCCAGAACGCCGATGAAGTGGGCGCTGCCGCCGTGGACTACCTGCGCGTGGCCGGTCACCTGGTGTTTGGCTACTTCTGGGCCCGCATGGCGCAAGTGGCCTTGCGTGAAATTGCCGCCGGCAACACCGACTCCTTCTACCTGGCCAAGGTGCAGACGGCGCGCTTCTACTTTGCCAAACTGTTCCCCGAAACCGCCACGCTGATGCGCACGGCACGCGCCGGCAGCAAAGTGTTGATGGACACCGATGCGGCCCTGGCCTGA
- a CDS encoding TetR/AcrR family transcriptional regulator: MTSTKSPVQYAPSSRRPGAGHALHKGQQTKQAIIDAALGLAAEIGLEGLSIGALAEVTRMSKSGVFAHFGSREELQISVIHEYYARFYDEVFAPAMDEARGLPRVRALFANWMKRVAIELQSGCIFISGAVEFDDRPGPVRDALASSVKTWLAAMYRAVVQAKQEGQLHEDADEEQMAFEIHGLILALHYEARFLQNPAAIGRAHTGFDNILKRYGKSAAGASHRSPASNRNLKEK, from the coding sequence ATGACCTCCACCAAATCACCTGTTCAATATGCACCTTCCAGCCGCCGCCCGGGCGCCGGGCATGCCTTGCACAAGGGGCAGCAGACCAAGCAGGCCATTATTGACGCCGCTTTGGGGCTGGCCGCAGAGATCGGACTGGAAGGCCTGAGCATCGGGGCCTTGGCCGAGGTGACCCGGATGAGCAAATCGGGGGTTTTTGCGCATTTTGGATCGCGCGAAGAGCTGCAGATTTCCGTCATCCACGAGTATTACGCCCGCTTTTATGACGAGGTTTTTGCCCCGGCCATGGATGAAGCCCGGGGCCTGCCGCGGGTGCGGGCCCTGTTTGCCAACTGGATGAAACGCGTGGCGATCGAACTTCAGTCCGGCTGTATTTTCATCAGCGGTGCGGTTGAGTTTGATGACCGTCCCGGGCCGGTGCGTGATGCACTGGCGAGTTCGGTCAAGACCTGGCTGGCCGCCATGTACCGCGCCGTCGTCCAGGCCAAGCAGGAGGGGCAGCTCCATGAGGATGCTGACGAAGAGCAAATGGCCTTCGAAATCCATGGCCTGATCCTGGCCTTGCACTATGAAGCCCGGTTTTTGCAGAATCCAGCCGCCATCGGGCGCGCCCACACCGGCTTTGACAATATTCTCAAGCGCTACGGCAAGTCTGCCGCTGGCGCATCACACCGTTCCCCAGCATCCAATCGAAATTTAAAGGAGAAGTAA
- the slmA gene encoding nucleoid occlusion factor SlmA has product MSNAELTPSLLSFPSTDNREPAALARKRLKPGERREQILQALAQMLEQPGSERITTAALAARLEVSEAALYRHFASKAQMFEGLIEFIEQTVFSLVNQIAERQSSPMTEGVVAAGAGPLLDAVTSAQLGVRQAAQVVTMLLQFAEKNPGMTRVMVGDALVFENERLQQRMNQFFDKIESSLKQSLRAGAELRGSATPSLDTQVRASVLIAFVVGRLQRFARSNFKRLPCEHLEAALALML; this is encoded by the coding sequence ATGTCTAACGCCGAATTGACCCCCTCCCTGCTCTCTTTCCCAAGCACCGACAACCGAGAACCGGCCGCTCTGGCGCGCAAGCGGCTGAAACCGGGGGAGCGCCGGGAGCAGATACTGCAAGCCCTGGCGCAGATGCTGGAACAGCCCGGCTCGGAGCGCATCACCACTGCGGCCCTGGCGGCGCGTCTTGAGGTCAGCGAGGCCGCGTTGTACCGGCACTTTGCCAGCAAGGCGCAGATGTTTGAGGGCCTGATCGAGTTCATTGAACAGACGGTGTTTTCGCTGGTCAACCAGATTGCCGAACGCCAGAGCTCACCCATGACGGAGGGTGTCGTGGCCGCTGGGGCGGGACCATTGCTGGACGCCGTGACCAGCGCCCAGTTAGGCGTGCGTCAGGCCGCGCAGGTGGTGACCATGCTGCTGCAGTTCGCCGAGAAAAATCCCGGCATGACCCGCGTCATGGTGGGTGATGCGCTGGTGTTCGAGAACGAGCGCCTGCAACAGCGCATGAACCAGTTTTTCGACAAGATCGAGTCCAGCCTCAAGCAAAGCCTGCGCGCGGGCGCCGAGTTGCGTGGCTCGGCCACACCCAGTCTTGACACCCAGGTGCGGGCGTCGGTCCTGATTGCTTTTGTCGTTGGGCGCCTGCAGCGCTTTGCGCGCTCCAACTTCAAGCGCCTGCCTTGCGAACACCTCGAGGCCGCCCTGGCACTGATGCTCTGA
- a CDS encoding sensor histidine kinase — MQLATMSSGLQRRLLLLLLVPLCLLAGVNAWFDYRYADAAALQQDRQLLKLVPLLADSVIARGKTSDAPPVLLMAPVIAEFLRDRVGLSAFCIADLEGRVLLGHDWLSGLPPTTREPEFASAEQGGVTYRIVSQRLQTAAGELVVRLADGSDPRQQWVKLVLLKVLLPNLVLMVLGVFVVNWAVRQALRPLLDLKEAVEQRSPSDLSAMDVQASPEEVRPLVQSLNRLFGLVNAQAESQRRFVTDAAHQLRTPLAGLQAQVEAWAQAASMPVATCSSCGKFIQNQPLAPVNKVQAAINIGVEQIRRLRDATRRTSQLANQLLALSRADAHGLDQQPVQTVDLKELCETLLEAHLDAATAKQIDLGLDVQAVQVAGHAWLLRELLGNLTDNALKYTPAGGVVTLRCGRMPDGGAAFLEVEDNGPGVPVEERQRVLARFYRMPGTASQGNGLGLAIVDEIARAHHGLLVVGNAREGRGARFTLVFPV, encoded by the coding sequence ATGCAGCTGGCAACCATGTCCTCCGGCCTGCAGCGGCGCTTGCTGCTGCTGTTATTGGTGCCCCTGTGTCTGCTGGCTGGCGTCAATGCCTGGTTTGACTACCGTTATGCCGACGCTGCCGCCTTGCAGCAAGACCGCCAACTGCTCAAGCTGGTGCCCTTGCTGGCGGACTCGGTGATCGCCAGAGGCAAAACGTCCGATGCCCCGCCGGTCCTGCTGATGGCCCCGGTCATCGCAGAATTTCTCAGAGACCGGGTCGGTCTTTCAGCCTTCTGCATTGCCGATCTGGAGGGGCGGGTGCTGCTGGGTCATGACTGGTTGAGCGGGTTGCCGCCGACCACACGCGAGCCTGAGTTCGCCAGCGCAGAGCAGGGCGGTGTGACCTACCGCATAGTCTCGCAGCGCCTCCAAACCGCCGCTGGGGAGCTGGTCGTGCGTTTGGCAGATGGGTCCGATCCGCGCCAACAGTGGGTCAAACTGGTGCTGCTCAAGGTCTTGTTGCCCAATCTGGTGCTGATGGTGCTGGGGGTGTTTGTGGTCAATTGGGCGGTCAGACAGGCGCTGCGTCCCTTGCTGGACCTGAAGGAGGCGGTCGAGCAGCGCTCGCCGAGCGACTTGAGTGCGATGGATGTGCAGGCCTCGCCCGAAGAGGTGCGCCCGCTGGTGCAGTCGCTGAACCGCTTGTTCGGTCTGGTCAACGCCCAGGCTGAGAGCCAGCGCCGCTTTGTGACCGACGCCGCGCATCAACTGCGCACGCCGCTGGCGGGCCTGCAGGCGCAGGTCGAGGCCTGGGCGCAGGCGGCCAGCATGCCCGTAGCCACTTGTTCATCCTGCGGAAAATTTATACAAAACCAGCCTCTAGCCCCCGTGAATAAAGTGCAAGCAGCTATAAATATAGGAGTAGAGCAAATCAGGCGCCTGCGCGATGCCACCCGCCGTACCTCGCAATTGGCCAATCAACTGCTGGCCTTGTCGCGTGCCGACGCCCACGGTCTGGACCAACAGCCAGTGCAAACCGTCGATTTGAAAGAGCTGTGCGAAACCCTGCTGGAGGCGCACCTGGATGCCGCCACGGCCAAGCAGATCGATTTGGGGCTGGATGTGCAAGCCGTGCAGGTGGCGGGTCACGCGTGGTTGTTGCGCGAGCTGCTCGGCAACCTGACGGACAACGCGCTGAAATACACACCGGCGGGCGGGGTCGTCACGCTGCGCTGTGGTCGTATGCCCGATGGCGGCGCCGCATTTCTGGAGGTTGAAGATAACGGCCCGGGTGTGCCGGTGGAGGAACGCCAGCGTGTCCTGGCGCGCTTTTACCGTATGCCGGGCACGGCCAGCCAAGGCAATGGCCTGGGCCTGGCGATCGTTGACGAGATTGCCCGGGCGCACCACGGTCTGCTGGTTGTCGGCAACGCCCGGGAGGGGCGCGGTGCCCGCTTTACCCTGGTGTTTCCGGTCTGA